A window from Spiroplasma endosymbiont of Aspidapion aeneum encodes these proteins:
- a CDS encoding MATE family efflux transporter, which yields MRKAMDTKRNSNIEFESKEKLFTKREWILRYSSPFKSMMFMAGPMIIITMVNATYGIIDKQLTLNYAIGDVKALMAENPKFYIDGVLANKTIVNGNSSEELIRLFAKQLINVSTQYSNTIIFMLSALTLFTCVGTSIKWGQAMGRRNKKEMDSILINGFIQNLLLTFIGLLLLHFFAPLILTSQTNISYASREHTIQFILANDYTEKFIYGLPLFATATFLSTMLRTEGKVWWIIVINIVSIVLNICFGIAIMQLLPVGSKMAGAVYGSMVAWSFVIVSSLCVIKFSKNTLLKPSFKGITIKFKDALSIWSLGLSSFVSNFIFAFSNFLLTLLVTTMHTNQASINEVVMIRAHIAGSTTPSIAYLTPALRVLSAGAPWTQVLWAPMIGMMQGCNVNHAYNRGANKRYRMVEIFKLQFALCIIWGVMVEIFLLSIGGKMLAAFDGPSNKGMWLFYYMSCFPLIGITLSSLSIFQGAGNPKLATTLSIFRSLVSTLGFAIIGWAIAKSIPNYDGEQDKWLFIMYGFAEIPAAITSLILANILCKSVLKRNLMYNEKDSFSPPSYLKMLCSEAEISKITDINRLNRELEHIIKKLESNNFGPDKIENIKKKYELKINNREKKAENKEAIIKNKYKLYDTPVSIDQLENKISYYDRVYLNKIDRVQYSDKTNKQQIIDKLVFKKESKIEAARRKQEKMNNKIIKFRSSGKKITPLKVIFLGSEPQPREIINIDQD from the coding sequence ATGAGAAAAGCGATGGATACAAAAAGAAATTCTAATATAGAATTTGAAAGCAAAGAAAAATTATTTACTAAAAGAGAATGAATACTAAGATATTCATCTCCTTTTAAATCTATGATGTTTATGGCTGGACCAATGATCATTATAACAATGGTTAATGCAACTTACGGAATAATAGACAAACAGTTAACACTTAATTATGCTATTGGTGATGTGAAGGCATTAATGGCTGAGAATCCAAAATTTTATATTGATGGTGTTTTGGCTAATAAAACAATAGTTAACGGAAATTCATCGGAGGAGCTTATAAGGTTATTTGCAAAGCAATTAATAAATGTCTCCACCCAATATTCTAATACTATTATTTTTATGTTATCTGCATTGACTTTATTTACTTGTGTTGGTACATCTATTAAATGGGGACAAGCGATGGGTAGAAGAAATAAAAAAGAAATGGATTCAATTTTAATTAATGGTTTTATTCAAAACTTATTGTTAACTTTTATTGGTCTGCTTTTACTACATTTCTTTGCACCGTTGATTCTAACATCACAAACAAATATTAGTTATGCTAGTAGAGAACACACAATTCAATTTATATTGGCAAATGACTACACAGAAAAATTTATATACGGTCTTCCGCTCTTTGCAACAGCAACATTTCTTTCTACAATGTTGAGAACTGAAGGAAAAGTTTGGTGAATTATAGTTATTAATATAGTGTCAATTGTGTTAAATATTTGTTTCGGAATAGCTATAATGCAGCTCCTACCTGTGGGAAGTAAAATGGCAGGAGCTGTTTATGGTTCTATGGTTGCTTGAAGTTTTGTCATTGTTTCAAGTTTATGTGTGATAAAATTTTCTAAAAATACCTTACTAAAACCCAGTTTTAAGGGAATAACAATTAAATTTAAAGATGCATTATCAATATGATCACTAGGATTATCATCATTTGTATCTAATTTCATATTTGCATTTTCAAATTTTCTATTAACTTTATTAGTAACAACAATGCACACAAACCAGGCTTCAATTAATGAAGTTGTTATGATTAGAGCACACATTGCAGGATCTACAACTCCATCTATAGCCTATTTAACCCCCGCACTAAGGGTGTTGTCTGCTGGAGCTCCATGGACACAGGTTTTGTGAGCACCAATGATAGGAATGATGCAAGGGTGTAATGTTAACCACGCATATAATCGAGGAGCAAACAAAAGGTACAGGATGGTTGAGATTTTCAAACTTCAATTTGCATTATGTATAATATGAGGTGTTATGGTTGAGATTTTCTTATTATCAATAGGTGGGAAAATGCTCGCGGCTTTTGATGGTCCATCAAATAAAGGAATGTGATTGTTTTACTATATGTCGTGTTTCCCACTGATTGGAATAACTCTATCATCACTATCAATATTTCAAGGTGCCGGTAACCCAAAACTAGCAACAACACTTTCAATATTTAGATCATTAGTTTCTACACTTGGATTTGCAATAATAGGATGAGCAATAGCTAAATCTATTCCAAACTATGACGGTGAACAAGATAAATGGTTATTTATTATGTATGGTTTTGCTGAAATACCTGCCGCGATTACATCACTTATATTAGCAAATATTTTATGTAAGTCAGTTTTAAAAAGAAACCTTATGTACAACGAAAAGGATTCTTTCTCACCACCTTCTTATCTTAAAATGCTTTGTAGTGAAGCGGAAATTTCTAAAATAACAGATATAAATAGATTGAATCGCGAATTGGAACACATAATAAAAAAATTAGAGTCAAATAATTTTGGACCAGATAAGATTGAAAATATTAAGAAAAAGTATGAATTGAAAATAAACAATAGAGAGAAAAAAGCGGAAAATAAAGAGGCCATAATAAAAAATAAATACAAGTTGTATGATACTCCAGTTTCAATAGACCAATTGGAAAACAAAATAAGTTATTATGATAGAGTATATCTTAATAAGATTGATCGTGTACAGTATTCAGATAAAACTAATAAGCAACAAATTATAGATAAATTGGTTTTTAAAAAAGAATCTAAAATTGAGGCAGCAAGAAGAAAGCAAGAAAAAATGAATAACAAAATTATTAAATTTAGAAGTAGTGGAAAAAAAATTACACCACTAAAAGTAATATTTTTAGGTTCCGAACCACAACCTAGAGAAATTATTAATATAGACCAGGATTAA
- the uvrB gene encoding excinuclease ABC subunit UvrB, with product MVDSKFKMISKHQPAGDQPKAIEKLYKGILDNKKHQVLLGATGTGKTFTIANIIKKYNKQALILSPNKTLAMQLYLELKNLFPSNKVEYFVSNFDFYQPEAFIAAKDLYIGKDAKRNNDLEMMRLSTLNSLTTRKDTIVVSSVAGIYALENPDDYSRINYEINLNKKIDLKEILRFLITTGYTSTEEPYPGSFIRRGEVLNIYPGHSDRYYYRITFFGDLVEDISIMQPLNNNIKEKINKLILFPASTYVTDYSKVNIVCDNIEKELKDRINFFLENNKIIEADRIKKRTNYDIELLREFGMCSGIENYSSHLEFRKPGEPPSCLFDYFEDEFLTIIDESHIMIPQIRGMYNTTISRLNSLIDYGFRLPSARDNRPLFFNEFENKVSKIIYMSATPGDYELEKTNSEYVEQIIRPTGLLDPEIEIRSTENQMEDIINEIHKTVNNKEKVLITALTIKMAEEISDFLAQRGIKVSYLHSELKTIERAEVIYNLRKNIFDVVVGINLLREGLDIPEVSLVCILDADKNGFLRDTRSLIQIVGRAARNRNGRVIFYAYNITQSMKGAIDETQRRRNIQIEYNKKHNVIPQTIDKEVTKIFSNDRLEEKLKILRGKKVKKFIRDKEIKELRIEMLKASNELDFEKAAELRDIIIELENQ from the coding sequence ATGGTTGATAGTAAATTTAAAATGATATCAAAGCACCAACCTGCAGGCGATCAGCCAAAGGCTATTGAAAAACTATATAAAGGTATACTTGATAATAAAAAACATCAAGTACTTTTAGGTGCAACGGGAACGGGAAAAACATTTACAATAGCAAATATTATAAAAAAATATAATAAACAAGCTTTAATATTGTCACCCAATAAAACACTAGCTATGCAGCTTTATTTGGAATTGAAAAATTTATTTCCAAGTAATAAAGTTGAATACTTTGTAAGCAATTTTGATTTTTATCAGCCAGAAGCATTTATAGCTGCTAAGGATTTATATATAGGAAAAGATGCTAAAAGAAATAATGACCTTGAAATGATGCGTTTGAGTACACTCAATTCATTAACAACAAGAAAAGATACAATTGTAGTTTCGTCAGTTGCAGGGATTTATGCACTAGAAAATCCAGATGATTACTCTCGTATTAATTATGAAATTAATCTTAATAAAAAAATTGATTTAAAAGAGATATTAAGATTTCTAATTACAACAGGCTATACTTCAACGGAAGAACCATATCCCGGATCATTTATTAGAAGAGGAGAAGTGTTAAATATATACCCCGGTCACTCAGATAGATATTACTACAGAATAACTTTTTTTGGAGATTTAGTTGAAGATATTTCGATTATGCAACCACTTAATAATAATATTAAGGAAAAGATTAATAAGTTAATATTGTTCCCGGCATCAACATATGTAACAGACTATTCAAAGGTTAATATTGTTTGCGATAATATAGAAAAAGAACTCAAAGATAGAATTAATTTCTTCTTAGAAAACAACAAAATTATTGAAGCAGATAGAATTAAAAAAAGAACAAATTATGATATTGAATTATTAAGAGAATTTGGAATGTGTTCTGGAATAGAAAATTATTCATCACATTTAGAATTTAGAAAACCGGGTGAACCGCCGAGTTGTTTATTTGACTATTTTGAGGATGAATTCTTAACAATAATAGACGAATCACATATTATGATTCCACAAATAAGAGGAATGTATAATACAACAATTTCTAGATTAAACTCTTTAATTGATTATGGATTTAGACTTCCCAGCGCAAGAGATAATAGACCATTATTTTTTAATGAATTTGAAAATAAGGTATCAAAAATTATTTACATGTCTGCAACACCGGGTGATTATGAATTAGAAAAAACAAACTCTGAATATGTTGAACAAATAATTAGACCAACTGGATTGCTTGACCCAGAAATTGAGATTCGAAGCACCGAAAATCAAATGGAAGATATAATAAATGAAATTCATAAAACTGTTAATAATAAAGAAAAAGTATTAATAACAGCATTAACAATTAAAATGGCTGAAGAAATTTCAGATTTTTTAGCACAAAGAGGTATAAAGGTTTCATATCTTCATTCAGAATTAAAAACAATAGAAAGAGCCGAGGTTATTTATAATTTAAGAAAAAATATTTTTGATGTGGTAGTGGGGATTAATCTTCTCAGAGAGGGACTAGATATTCCTGAGGTTTCACTGGTTTGTATATTAGATGCAGATAAGAATGGTTTTTTAAGAGATACAAGGAGTCTAATTCAAATTGTAGGTAGAGCAGCAAGAAATAGAAACGGTAGAGTTATATTTTATGCATATAATATAACGCAATCAATGAAGGGTGCTATTGACGAAACACAAAGAAGGCGAAATATTCAAATTGAATACAACAAAAAACACAACGTAATACCCCAAACAATTGACAAGGAAGTTACTAAAATATTTTCGAATGATAGACTAGAAGAGAAACTTAAAATACTTAGGGGTAAAAAGGTCAAGAAATTTATAAGAGATAAAGAAATTAAAGAACTTAGAATTGAAATGTTAAAAGCAAGCAATGAATTAGATTTTGAAAAGGCTGCTGAACTAAGAGATATTATAATTGAGTTAGAAAACCAATAG
- a CDS encoding prolipoprotein diacylglyceryl transferase, which translates to MTISLFTIDYSEDLYFMYPICALLGVLAAIIASAIKFKIRGMVIYDLIHSLYFIIPSGILGASFFGKIGVSQETDWKLWEYFFFWNPGMSFFGSLFFGTIAAIIFFYHRGKRRFISIFVYADCIAPNILLGQAIGRWGNLFNHEILGRPINKNEINWLPGWIWHRLFYFINPENGDKYTKIVYREPLFLYESIATISLWILLTFIVPNIGRLFSKKPWNIDPINFPCRFNKKYKSLPRSKIPAYSLQNPISYKTLKKNGELKLSVWSVWNKAYYYYEPDKNEVQKAMIDNDNIDNKLLKDINNYHRLKADLKMINNKKVIKINDNKALGESRKQIITNVKDLRKKIRRINYWRSISSKKLTSLHNPHNYLIVRSGLVSCLYLSFYSFIRMLLEYRRDRYEMFIKWNIGANYTFFILFFILGISLAFICQCWLPNKFRKVNWFYEKSY; encoded by the coding sequence ATGACTATTAGTTTATTTACTATTGATTATTCCGAAGACCTATATTTCATGTATCCCATTTGTGCATTATTAGGAGTTTTAGCTGCAATAATTGCCTCTGCAATAAAATTTAAAATAAGAGGAATGGTTATTTATGACCTTATACATTCACTTTATTTTATAATTCCTTCAGGTATTTTAGGAGCCAGTTTTTTTGGTAAAATAGGCGTATCACAAGAAACGGATTGAAAATTATGAGAATATTTTTTCTTTTGAAATCCTGGAATGAGTTTTTTTGGTAGTCTATTTTTTGGAACCATTGCTGCAATTATATTTTTTTATCATAGGGGTAAACGAAGATTCATATCTATATTTGTGTATGCTGATTGTATTGCTCCAAATATTTTGCTTGGCCAAGCAATAGGTAGGTGAGGAAATCTTTTTAATCATGAGATACTTGGGAGACCTATAAACAAGAATGAAATAAATTGATTACCCGGTTGAATATGACATAGATTATTTTATTTTATTAACCCAGAAAATGGTGATAAGTACACTAAGATTGTTTATCGTGAACCATTATTTTTATATGAATCTATAGCAACCATATCATTGTGAATATTATTAACATTTATAGTACCTAATATAGGAAGATTATTTTCAAAAAAACCGTGAAATATAGACCCAATAAATTTTCCCTGCAGGTTTAACAAGAAATATAAATCATTGCCAAGGTCTAAAATTCCAGCCTATAGCCTACAAAATCCAATTTCCTATAAGACACTTAAAAAGAATGGTGAATTAAAACTATCGGTCTGAAGTGTATGAAATAAAGCTTATTATTATTATGAACCTGATAAAAATGAAGTACAAAAGGCGATGATTGATAATGACAATATTGATAACAAGCTCCTTAAAGACATAAATAATTATCATAGACTTAAAGCGGATTTAAAAATGATAAATAATAAAAAGGTAATAAAAATAAATGATAATAAGGCGCTCGGTGAAAGTAGAAAACAAATCATCACTAATGTAAAAGATTTAAGAAAGAAAATAAGAAGAATAAATTATTGAAGATCAATTAGCTCAAAAAAGTTGACTTCCTTACATAATCCCCATAACTATCTCATAGTTAGAAGTGGGCTTGTAAGTTGTTTATATTTATCATTTTACTCTTTTATTAGAATGTTACTTGAATATAGGAGAGATAGATATGAAATGTTTATAAAATGAAATATTGGAGCAAATTATACATTTTTTATATTATTTTTTATATTAGGAATTTCATTGGCTTTTATATGTCAATGCTGATTACCAAATAAATTTAGAAAGGTGAATTGATTTTATGAAAAATCATATTAA
- a CDS encoding Mur ligase family protein: MISNEIEIVNFQNKLSKNFSLSKLLSEIGNPQNSIQVINIVGTNGKGSVSNALHQCLQKIYKNVGLFTSPSFLYHNERFKINNKYISDSELNSILKEYDYLIRKYNLTFFEIFTLVTIIYFCAHKIDIAIIEAGIGGVLDSTSVFKNQKLVVVTSISYDHQEILGKHIRSIINQKISIANKGVPIYISADNLKYRKYIQKNYEQTIFCENSNTDLFYNNGNIGLVNRISKDLKISINPNEINRPIGRFTYIQRNPDIIIDGCHNIDGIKKAIKSLPNKSFNFLFASSKNKNISYLKFLKKHCENLYICEFEHFKSWKIPDKIKKKSAFIYDWKKFLKENKDCNLFIFGSLYFIPYIYKYYKKST, from the coding sequence ATGATTTCAAATGAAATTGAAATAGTAAATTTTCAGAATAAACTTAGTAAAAATTTTTCTCTTTCAAAACTTTTATCCGAAATTGGAAATCCACAAAATAGCATACAAGTGATAAATATTGTTGGAACAAATGGAAAAGGTTCTGTTTCAAATGCATTACACCAATGTTTGCAAAAAATATATAAAAATGTGGGGTTATTTACATCTCCTTCATTCCTATACCATAATGAAAGATTTAAAATAAACAACAAATATATATCAGATTCAGAACTAAATTCAATTCTTAAGGAATATGATTACTTAATTCGTAAATATAATTTAACATTTTTTGAAATTTTTACACTTGTGACAATTATTTATTTTTGTGCACATAAAATAGATATTGCGATTATTGAAGCTGGGATTGGTGGTGTGTTAGATTCAACATCTGTATTTAAAAATCAAAAGTTAGTTGTTGTAACCTCAATCTCTTACGATCATCAAGAGATACTTGGTAAGCACATTCGTTCAATAATAAATCAAAAAATTAGTATAGCCAATAAAGGTGTTCCCATTTATATAAGTGCGGATAATTTAAAATATAGAAAATATATTCAAAAAAATTATGAACAAACTATATTTTGTGAAAATTCTAATACCGATTTGTTTTATAATAATGGTAATATTGGTTTAGTTAATAGAATTAGCAAAGATCTTAAAATTAGTATTAACCCTAATGAAATTAACAGACCAATTGGTAGATTTACATATATTCAGAGAAACCCAGATATTATCATAGACGGATGTCATAATATCGACGGAATAAAGAAAGCGATAAAATCTCTTCCGAATAAAAGTTTTAATTTCTTGTTTGCATCGTCAAAAAATAAAAATATTTCATACCTGAAATTTTTAAAAAAACATTGTGAAAATCTATATATATGTGAATTTGAGCATTTTAAAAGCTGAAAAATTCCAGATAAAATAAAAAAGAAAAGTGCTTTTATTTATGACTGAAAGAAATTTTTAAAAGAAAATAAAGATTGTAATTTGTTTATTTTTGGAAGTTTATATTTTATACCATATATATATAAATACTATAAAAAAAGTACATAG
- the hprK gene encoding HPr(Ser) kinase/phosphatase codes for MKDILTVKNIKNNFNLDVLVNEKNLDRQIFTYGINRAGLELTGYFYANASSKSKRLIVISTKEYGYMNQFNETIRIEKYESLLKYDIPCIIITPKFKDKMLIEVAKKFNVPILRTKIESTSDFTQMLLDYMDEFFTQSCEVHGTLVNVYGKGVLIIGKSGIGKSEISMELVSRNHLFVGDDRIILNRKYGQIYGKCHPILQNFVEIRGLGIMDIKEIMGHKVILNSSPIDIVIELEHFNSKDFDDYERLGCDFEKREFIGINVPYIKVPVSSGRNTSLIIESAVGKLKLMLKDDYVSPITIINKRIFEIE; via the coding sequence GTGAAAGATATTTTAACAGTTAAAAATATAAAAAATAATTTTAATTTGGATGTCTTGGTCAATGAAAAAAATCTTGATCGCCAAATTTTTACGTATGGAATCAATAGAGCCGGTTTAGAATTAACGGGCTACTTTTACGCTAACGCTAGCTCAAAATCTAAAAGATTAATAGTTATATCTACAAAAGAATATGGCTATATGAACCAATTTAATGAAACTATAAGAATAGAGAAATATGAAAGCTTATTGAAATATGATATTCCATGCATTATTATAACCCCCAAGTTTAAAGATAAAATGCTCATTGAGGTAGCAAAAAAATTTAATGTACCAATATTAAGAACTAAAATAGAGTCAACAAGTGACTTTACTCAAATGCTTCTTGATTACATGGACGAATTTTTTACACAATCTTGTGAAGTACACGGCACATTAGTCAATGTTTATGGCAAGGGTGTTTTAATTATTGGAAAATCAGGGATCGGAAAGTCAGAAATATCTATGGAACTTGTTTCAAGAAACCACCTTTTTGTTGGTGATGATCGAATAATTTTAAACAGAAAATATGGTCAAATATATGGTAAATGTCATCCAATTTTACAGAATTTTGTTGAGATTAGAGGATTAGGAATCATGGATATCAAAGAGATCATGGGGCATAAAGTAATTTTAAATTCATCACCAATTGATATAGTCATTGAATTGGAGCACTTTAATTCGAAGGATTTTGATGACTATGAAAGACTTGGCTGTGATTTTGAGAAAAGGGAATTTATAGGCATAAATGTGCCATATATTAAAGTTCCTGTTTCTTCCGGTAGAAATACGTCACTTATAATTGAAAGTGCTGTGGGTAAACTGAAATTGATGCTTAAAGATGATTATGTTAGCCCAATCACAATTATAAATAAAAGAATATTTGAGATAGAATAA
- the uvrA gene encoding excinuclease ABC subunit UvrA, giving the protein MENKEIKIYGAREHNLKNINVSIPKNSLTVITGLSGSGKSSLAFNTLYAEGERRYVESLSSFTRQFFKTKEKPDVDDIEGLSPAIAIDQKGQSHNPRSTVATITEIHDYLRVLFANKGVPFCINGHGPITKDSVNGVMDSIFKELKDKESFYITGPIVRNYDKNLDNIIANVKEDGYVRVLINNKVFLLDDEIKFEKNTKYDIDVLISRYSYDVSIDISEGLTIAVESALKYTNGLVRLIKPELNESILYSTRNACKECNFVIPDIDATLFSFNQKKGACSSCAGLGYRLEAVEELLVPDQSLSINDGAIVYYKNRIDDTSREYQILKALCEYYKISMNLPYSKLSKKDKQYLLKGSDERIAVNLRSVNNIETNKKDYIEGIATLIERRYIETSSSDARNYYSTFMLQRTCKECKGQRLNDFALSVKVANNSIADIVAMSIEKCIEFFINLNITKKEDKVNNLILNKIIDKLIFIQQIGLEYITLDRQTSTLSGGESQRIRLARQLGTKLTGVLYVLDEPSIGLHQKDNKKLIETLKKLRDFGNTVVVVEHDIETIEAADYVIDIGPSPGLAGGYLVACGTPDEIKLNDKSITGKYLSGKNKIMLPTIRKKSNSVLRIFGAKENNLKNIDISIPTDSLVSITGVSGGGKSTLLEDIIFKGINQIKGFKTTNVGKFEKILGSELIDKVIFVSQDPIGKTPRSIPATYVGVFDDIRELYSMAPESKIRGYTRGRFSFNKPGGRCENCWGEGEIRVDMQFLGSVIIDCEVCNGKRYNELTLSIKYKNKSIYDVLEMTFTEAFDFFKNSPKISSKLETVIEVGLGYLKLGQNAATLSGGEAQRIKLSTFLLKKTKGKNLFLFDEPTTGLHIDDVNRLIGVLNKLIENRNGVVVIEHNLDFIKVSDFIIDMGLDGGVKGGYIVATGTPEDVSKNINSYTGKFLKDYL; this is encoded by the coding sequence ATGGAAAATAAAGAAATAAAAATTTATGGTGCTCGTGAACATAATTTAAAAAATATAAATGTGTCAATTCCTAAAAATTCACTGACTGTTATAACAGGACTATCTGGCAGTGGTAAATCATCATTAGCTTTTAATACTCTCTATGCTGAGGGGGAAAGAAGATATGTTGAATCACTTTCATCTTTTACAAGACAATTCTTTAAGACAAAAGAAAAGCCAGACGTAGATGACATTGAAGGACTTAGCCCTGCAATTGCGATTGATCAAAAGGGGCAATCTCACAATCCAAGATCAACAGTTGCAACAATTACTGAAATTCATGATTATTTGCGCGTGCTATTTGCAAATAAAGGCGTACCTTTTTGTATTAATGGTCATGGTCCAATCACAAAAGATAGTGTTAATGGTGTTATGGATTCTATATTTAAGGAATTGAAGGATAAGGAATCGTTTTATATAACAGGACCAATAGTCCGTAATTATGATAAAAATCTAGATAATATAATTGCAAACGTGAAAGAAGATGGGTATGTAAGAGTTTTAATTAATAATAAAGTTTTTTTATTGGATGATGAGATAAAATTTGAGAAGAATACTAAATATGATATAGATGTTTTAATATCCAGATATTCTTATGACGTAAGCATTGATATTTCGGAAGGCCTAACAATAGCTGTTGAAAGTGCACTTAAGTATACAAATGGTCTTGTAAGATTGATTAAGCCAGAACTAAATGAGTCAATTTTATATTCCACAAGAAACGCGTGTAAAGAATGTAATTTTGTTATCCCTGATATTGATGCAACATTATTTTCTTTTAATCAAAAAAAGGGTGCATGTAGCAGTTGTGCTGGTTTAGGTTACAGATTAGAGGCAGTTGAGGAACTATTGGTTCCAGATCAAAGTTTATCAATAAATGATGGTGCAATTGTATATTATAAAAATCGCATAGATGATACAAGTAGGGAATATCAAATTCTTAAGGCGCTATGCGAGTATTATAAAATTTCTATGAATTTGCCATATTCAAAGCTCTCGAAGAAAGATAAACAATATTTATTAAAAGGGAGTGATGAAAGAATAGCTGTTAATCTAAGATCGGTTAATAATATAGAAACAAATAAAAAGGACTATATAGAAGGAATAGCAACTCTAATAGAAAGAAGATACATTGAAACATCATCATCCGATGCGAGAAACTATTATTCTACATTTATGTTACAAAGGACTTGTAAAGAATGTAAAGGACAAAGACTCAATGATTTTGCACTTAGTGTAAAAGTTGCTAACAACAGTATTGCAGATATTGTTGCAATGTCTATTGAAAAATGTATTGAGTTTTTCATTAATCTTAACATTACAAAAAAGGAAGATAAGGTAAATAATTTAATTCTAAATAAGATAATTGATAAGTTAATTTTTATTCAACAAATTGGATTAGAGTATATAACTTTAGATAGACAAACATCAACATTATCAGGAGGAGAGTCACAAAGAATAAGGTTAGCAAGACAACTAGGTACAAAATTAACTGGTGTATTATATGTTTTAGACGAACCATCAATTGGTTTACATCAAAAGGATAATAAAAAATTGATTGAAACTTTAAAAAAACTTAGAGATTTTGGAAACACAGTAGTAGTAGTAGAACATGATATTGAAACTATAGAAGCGGCAGATTATGTAATTGATATAGGACCAAGTCCAGGACTTGCGGGTGGATATTTAGTGGCTTGCGGAACACCTGATGAAATAAAGCTAAATGATAAATCAATTACTGGGAAATATTTATCCGGAAAAAATAAAATTATGTTACCGACAATTAGAAAAAAATCTAACAGTGTTCTTAGAATTTTCGGAGCAAAGGAAAATAATTTAAAAAATATAGATATATCAATTCCAACAGATTCTCTTGTCTCAATAACGGGTGTATCGGGCGGTGGTAAATCAACATTACTTGAGGATATAATTTTCAAAGGCATAAACCAAATTAAGGGTTTCAAAACAACAAATGTTGGAAAATTTGAAAAGATATTAGGTAGTGAATTAATTGACAAAGTAATATTTGTTTCACAAGATCCAATTGGAAAAACCCCAAGATCTATTCCGGCCACATATGTTGGTGTTTTTGATGATATCCGCGAGTTGTATTCTATGGCACCTGAATCAAAAATAAGAGGATATACTAGAGGTAGATTTAGCTTTAACAAACCTGGTGGAAGGTGTGAGAATTGCTGGGGAGAAGGAGAAATTCGCGTAGATATGCAGTTCTTAGGTTCTGTTATTATAGATTGTGAAGTTTGCAATGGAAAAAGATATAATGAATTAACATTATCAATAAAATACAAAAATAAATCTATTTATGATGTATTAGAAATGACTTTTACAGAAGCTTTTGATTTTTTTAAAAATAGTCCAAAAATAAGTTCTAAATTAGAGACTGTAATAGAGGTGGGACTTGGATATTTAAAACTTGGTCAAAACGCAGCAACTTTATCCGGTGGAGAAGCACAAAGAATCAAATTATCAACATTCTTGCTTAAAAAAACTAAAGGAAAAAATTTATTTTTATTTGATGAGCCAACTACTGGACTACATATTGATGATGTTAATAGGCTTATAGGGGTACTAAACAAATTAATTGAAAACAGGAATGGTGTAGTTGTTATAGAACATAATTTAGATTTTATTAAGGTTTCTGATTTTATTATTGATATGGGTCTGGATGGTGGTGTTAAAGGTGGTTATATTGTGGCGACGGGCACACCCGAAGATGTTTCTAAAAATATTAATAGTTATACAGGTAAATTTTTAAAGGATTATTTATAG